A portion of the Salmo trutta chromosome 1, fSalTru1.1, whole genome shotgun sequence genome contains these proteins:
- the dcph1 gene encoding damage-control phosphatase ARMT1, protein MAANQALRQLVPPSLSAKVEGSFAYLTVRDRLPTILTRVIDTIHRNKNKFFEEFGEEGVQAEKRTIGFLSKLRNELLTDKPILVLCDGLEDTDSWNQYLQRQQRLLGERDPVSWFKSSWLYIECYMYRRIQEAIWLNPPISDFDVFNESKTQSFFESQQAVISLCTYLQGFNRNMDDLSETQLMEQFHKLLQVSLWGNRCDLSISAGMENSQKASPIDSLSDLKSFILVDDSNMVWSALTSAQRPGEDGKTTPGRVDIVLDNAGFELVTDLVLANFLVSAGLAREVRFHGKSIPWFVSDVTAHDFQWTIRQTLAANHKWMSKSGVQWQSYVREGVWSYHDHPFWTMPHEYCDMAGDAPDLYATLQGADLILFKGDLNYRKLTGDREWDHMVPFDRALRGFGPAPLCSLRTLKANIQVGLQPGQGENLNTQDPSWMTSGKYAVVQFSSPHREQ, encoded by the exons CTCATTTGCATATCTCACAGTGAGAGACAGGTTGCCGACCATCCTGACAAGAGTCATTGACACCATCCATCGTAACAAAAACAAGTTCTTTGAGGAGTTTGGAGAG GAGGGAGTCCAGGCAGAGAAGAGGACCATTGGCTTTCTTTCTAAGCTGAGAAATGAGCTGCTGACAGACAAGCCTATTCTGGTTCTGTGTGACGGCCTGGAGGACACAGACAGCTGGAACCAGTACCTCCAGAGACAACAGAGGCTACTGGGGGAGCGGGACCCCGTCAGCTGGTTCAAATCCTCCTGGCTCTACATAGAGTGCTACATGTACCGCAGGATACAGGAGGCCATCTGGCTCAA TCCCCCCATCAGCGACTTTGACGTGTTTAATGAAAGCAAGACGCAGAGTTTCTTTGAGTCCCAGCAGGCTGTGATATCCCTGTGTACATATCTACAGGGATTCAACAGGAACATGGACGACCTCTCAGAGACACAGCTCATGGAGCAGTTCCACAAACTACTACAG GTGTCTCTGTGGGGTAACAGGTGTGacctgtccatctctgctggcaTGGAGAACTCTCAGAAGGCCAGTCCCATTGACTCCCTGTCTGACCTGAAGTCTTTTATCCTGGTGGACGACTCCAACATGGTGTGGTCTGCTCTGACCTCTGCCCAGAGACCAGGGGAGGACGGCAAAACCACCCCAGGGAGGGTGGACATCGTCCTGGACAACGCTGGCTTCGAGCTGGTCACAGACCTGGTCCTCGCTAACTTCCTGGTGTCCGCTGGTCTGGCCAGGGAGGTCCGCTTCCATGGCAAGTCCATCCCCTGGTTCGTCTCCGACGTCACCGCGCACGACTTCCAGTGGACCATCCGCCAGACCCTGGCAGCCAATCACAAGTGGATGTCCAAGAGCGGCGTCCAATGGCAGAGCTACGTACGGGAGGGCGTGTGGTCCTATCACGACCACCCGTTCTGGACAATGCCTCATGAGTACTGTGACATGGCGGGTGACGCGCCTGACCTCTACGCGACACTGCAGGGAGCCGACCTGATTCTGTTTAAAGGAGACCTGAACTACAGGAAGCTGACTGGGGACAGGGAGTGGGATCACATGGTGCCATTTGATAGGGCACTGAGGGGGTTCGGGCCAGCTCCCCTGTGCAGTCTGAGGACTCTGAAGGCTAACATCCAGGTGGGGCTCCAGCCGGGGCAGGGGGAGAACCTCAACACCCAGGACCCCAGCTGGATGACCAGCGGGAAGTACGCTGTGGTCCAGTTCTCCAGCCCTCACAGGGAACAGTAG